The following are encoded together in the Oceanobacillus zhaokaii genome:
- a CDS encoding metal-sulfur cluster assembly factor, producing the protein MDADLKENIMGALENVIDPELGIDIVNLGLIYDVELDDEGFCTVSMTLTAMGCPLSAHIERDVQFALADIPEIKELKVDIVWSPPWSKDNMSRYAKIALGIPD; encoded by the coding sequence ATGGATGCAGATTTAAAAGAAAATATTATGGGTGCGCTCGAGAACGTAATTGACCCCGAGCTAGGCATCGATATTGTAAACTTAGGACTAATCTATGATGTTGAATTAGATGATGAAGGATTTTGCACCGTATCCATGACCCTTACAGCAATGGGATGCCCGCTTTCAGCTCATATAGAACGAGATGTGCAATTTGCATTAGCAGATATTCCTGAGATAAAGGAACTGAAAGTAGACATTGTTTGGAGTCCGCCATGGAGTAAGGACAATATGTCACGCTATGCGAAGATTGCTCTAGGAATTCCAGATTGA
- a CDS encoding YjbA family protein: MLYLHDVWVNWFEGEENGYNVCHFHEWRKEDGIELLDQVPLLYITEVLFNYIENDMHDLPKSLLDAIYKRAYVRKGHERSVLDYACVVTDGNDILAIDTIGYEIPIRKSRLIPRQEQLVFDMIQKTKPQAFRFDETNYQKEYHMLSMPPELVFGLTRRERQLKQLLMIGLDQLRTTNNLEELRYWLTEWDPKKYPFIRFMDEDKVWEALYNGVKEGWSIAHEELCSKLIRGQHFLEKMWEVENGEEQSISKQQ, from the coding sequence ATGTTATATTTACATGATGTTTGGGTGAATTGGTTTGAGGGTGAAGAGAATGGGTATAATGTCTGTCATTTTCACGAGTGGCGCAAAGAGGATGGAATTGAGTTATTGGATCAAGTGCCTCTGCTGTACATAACTGAAGTATTATTCAACTACATCGAAAATGATATGCATGACCTGCCTAAATCTCTACTTGATGCCATTTATAAACGCGCCTATGTTCGTAAAGGTCATGAACGCTCTGTACTTGATTATGCATGTGTTGTAACAGATGGTAATGATATTTTAGCAATTGACACGATTGGATATGAAATTCCAATTCGTAAAAGCAGACTCATCCCAAGGCAAGAGCAGCTTGTATTTGATATGATTCAAAAAACAAAGCCCCAAGCCTTTCGTTTTGATGAGACAAACTACCAAAAAGAATACCATATGCTTTCCATGCCACCTGAGTTAGTCTTCGGATTAACGAGAAGGGAACGGCAACTGAAGCAATTGCTCATGATCGGTCTAGACCAATTACGCACTACGAATAATCTAGAGGAATTACGATACTGGTTAACGGAATGGGATCCGAAGAAATATCCCTTTATCCGATTCATGGATGAGGATAAGGTTTGGGAAGCACTGTACAATGGCGTAAAAGAAGGCTGGAGTATAGCTCACGAAGAATTATGTTCAAAATTAATTCGTGGTCAGCATTTTTTAGAGAAAATGTGGGAAGTTGAAAATGGCGAAGAGCAGAGTATATCGAAGCAACAGTAA
- the fabF gene encoding beta-ketoacyl-ACP synthase II: MENKRVVVTGLGAVTPLGNDVHTFWENLIAGKSGVDFVTKVNKDDYPAKVAAEVKDFDPTAFMEKKDARKMDPFTQYAVAAAKMAVEDAKLTIDETNNTRVGVWVGSGIGGMQTWEDQHRKLIEKGPGRVSPFFVPMMIPDMAAGQVSIQLGAKGINSCSVTACASGANSIGDAFKVIQRGDADYMIAGGTEAPISNMAFAGFSSAKALSTNDDPSTASRPFDKNRDGFIIGEGAGILILESLETALERDAHIYGEIVGYGATGDAYHITAPAENGEGATRAMQMALNDAGISPQNVDYINAHGTSTALNDKYETAAIKNVFGEKAKEIAVSSTKSMTGHMLGAAGAIEAVIAIKTIENSVIPATINYETPDPDCDLDYVPNHARKQDVNVVVSNSFGFGGHNVTLVFKKYEA, translated from the coding sequence ATGGAAAATAAAAGAGTAGTTGTAACAGGCCTTGGGGCTGTAACACCACTGGGCAATGATGTTCATACATTTTGGGAAAACTTAATTGCGGGTAAATCTGGAGTAGACTTTGTAACCAAGGTAAACAAGGATGATTACCCAGCAAAAGTAGCGGCAGAAGTAAAGGACTTTGATCCGACCGCGTTTATGGAGAAAAAAGATGCAAGAAAGATGGATCCATTTACACAATATGCAGTAGCAGCAGCGAAAATGGCTGTTGAGGATGCTAAACTAACAATCGATGAGACAAACAATACCCGTGTTGGGGTATGGGTTGGTTCTGGAATTGGCGGTATGCAAACATGGGAAGATCAACATCGTAAACTAATCGAAAAAGGCCCAGGCCGTGTTAGTCCATTTTTCGTACCAATGATGATTCCAGATATGGCTGCAGGCCAAGTTTCAATTCAATTAGGTGCAAAAGGAATTAACTCTTGCTCTGTAACAGCATGTGCATCAGGTGCAAACTCAATTGGTGATGCGTTTAAAGTTATTCAACGCGGGGATGCTGATTATATGATTGCTGGTGGTACAGAAGCACCGATCTCAAACATGGCTTTCGCTGGATTCTCATCTGCTAAAGCATTATCAACAAATGACGATCCAAGCACAGCTTCACGCCCATTCGATAAAAATCGTGATGGCTTCATTATTGGTGAAGGTGCAGGAATTCTAATTCTCGAATCACTGGAAACGGCATTAGAACGTGATGCACATATTTACGGCGAAATTGTTGGTTATGGTGCAACTGGTGATGCGTACCATATCACTGCTCCAGCAGAAAATGGCGAAGGAGCAACACGAGCAATGCAAATGGCGTTAAATGATGCTGGAATATCACCTCAGAATGTTGATTATATTAATGCACATGGTACAAGTACTGCATTAAATGATAAATATGAAACAGCTGCAATTAAAAATGTATTCGGTGAAAAAGCAAAGGAAATTGCTGTATCATCTACGAAATCAATGACAGGCCATATGCTTGGTGCAGCAGGGGCAATTGAAGCAGTTATTGCAATCAAGACAATTGAAAATAGTGTGATTCCTGCAACAATTAATTATGAAACTCCGGATCCGGATTGTGATTTGGATTACGTACCAAATCATGCAAGAAAACAAGATGTGAATGTTGTTGTAAGCAACTCATTCGGATTTGGTGGTCATAATGTTACATTAGTATTTAAGAAATATGAAGCCTAA
- a CDS encoding DUF2929 family protein: protein MRYIMTIFWSAVVSLAIAFVLTSMGGEPFVLSDGLLLAAFLAIAAFVMGDGILKEKKD, encoded by the coding sequence TTGCGATACATAATGACAATCTTTTGGTCTGCCGTTGTCAGCTTAGCCATTGCTTTTGTTTTAACAAGCATGGGTGGAGAGCCATTTGTACTTTCCGACGGGCTTTTGCTTGCTGCATTTTTAGCAATTGCAGCATTTGTAATGGGTGACGGTATTTTAAAAGAGAAAAAAGACTAG
- the trpS gene encoding tryptophan--tRNA ligase, which produces METIFSGIQPSGTLTLGNYLGALKQFVELQDDYECYFCIVDEHAITVPQERLKLRQNIRSLAALYLASGINPDKATLFIQSEVPAHTQLGWMLQSIGYVGELERMTQYKDKSQGKEAVSTALLTYPALMAADILLYQSNLVPVGDDQKQHMELTRDLAGRFNNRFNDIFTIPEIRIPKVGARIMSLQDPTKKMSKSDENEKSFISMLDDLKKIEKKIKSAVTDSEGIVKYDKENKPGVSNLLTIYSSCTGKSIESLEAKYEGKGYGDFKQGVADAVISVLKPIQDRYQELIDSDILDEILDNGAAKANMTANKTVAKAKKAMGLGRVRK; this is translated from the coding sequence ATGGAAACAATCTTTTCAGGAATTCAACCAAGTGGTACTTTAACACTTGGAAATTATTTAGGGGCACTAAAGCAATTTGTCGAATTACAGGATGACTATGAGTGTTATTTCTGTATCGTTGATGAACATGCGATTACGGTTCCACAGGAGCGACTGAAGCTAAGACAAAATATCCGTTCCTTGGCTGCATTATATTTAGCATCAGGTATTAACCCAGATAAAGCAACTTTATTCATTCAATCAGAGGTGCCTGCACATACACAATTAGGTTGGATGCTGCAGTCTATCGGCTATGTCGGTGAATTAGAACGGATGACACAGTATAAAGACAAATCGCAAGGAAAAGAAGCAGTTTCAACTGCACTACTTACCTATCCTGCACTGATGGCTGCAGATATTTTGCTTTATCAATCAAATCTTGTACCAGTTGGCGATGATCAGAAACAACATATGGAGTTAACGAGGGATTTAGCTGGAAGATTTAATAATCGTTTTAACGACATCTTTACTATTCCAGAAATTCGAATTCCAAAAGTTGGCGCACGGATTATGTCTTTACAGGATCCAACGAAGAAAATGAGTAAATCAGATGAGAATGAGAAAAGCTTCATCTCCATGCTTGACGATCTAAAGAAAATTGAGAAAAAGATTAAAAGTGCTGTCACAGATTCAGAGGGTATTGTTAAATATGATAAAGAAAATAAACCAGGGGTTTCTAATCTATTAACAATTTATTCTAGCTGTACTGGCAAGTCCATTGAGTCACTGGAAGCGAAGTATGAAGGTAAAGGATATGGCGATTTCAAACAAGGAGTTGCTGACGCTGTTATCTCCGTTTTAAAACCTATTCAAGATCGCTATCAAGAATTAATTGACTCTGACATTTTAGATGAAATTCTTGATAATGGTGCAGCCAAAGCTAACATGACTGCAAATAAAACAGTTGCAAAAGCTAAAAAAGCTATGGGCCTTGGAAGAGTGAGAAAATAG
- a CDS encoding beta-ketoacyl-ACP synthase III, producing MGAGILGTGHYLPTRVLTNQDLEKIVDTNDEWIRTRTGIEERRLAEDDIDTSDMSYHAALGALEEAGVSAEEIDLILVATVTPDTPFPSVACMIQDKLGATNAAAMDIGAACAGFMYGLITAKQFIETKTYKKILVVGADKLSKILNWEDRTTCVLMGDGAGAVVVGEVSEGKGILSFELGANGAGGKYLYQNELDQLVMNGREVFKFAVRQMPQSTINVVEKIGLSKDDVDYLVPHQANIRIMDAARERLGISEDKMATTIRKFGNNSSASIPMALSESVKDGKIKDNDLTVLVGFGGGLTWGAVAMRWGK from the coding sequence ATGGGCGCAGGTATTTTAGGTACTGGTCATTATCTTCCAACAAGAGTGTTAACCAACCAAGATTTAGAGAAGATTGTCGATACGAATGATGAATGGATTCGGACAAGGACTGGAATTGAAGAGAGAAGACTTGCAGAGGATGATATCGATACATCAGATATGTCCTATCATGCTGCACTTGGCGCATTGGAAGAGGCGGGTGTATCTGCAGAGGAAATCGATCTTATTCTAGTTGCAACTGTAACACCAGACACGCCATTTCCATCTGTTGCATGTATGATTCAAGACAAATTAGGTGCTACGAATGCAGCAGCAATGGACATTGGTGCTGCATGTGCAGGGTTTATGTATGGATTAATCACGGCTAAACAATTTATTGAAACGAAGACATATAAGAAAATCTTAGTAGTCGGTGCCGACAAGCTTTCGAAAATTCTCAACTGGGAAGACCGGACTACATGTGTCCTTATGGGCGATGGTGCTGGAGCAGTTGTAGTTGGTGAAGTTTCAGAGGGCAAAGGGATATTATCCTTTGAACTTGGTGCAAACGGTGCTGGCGGAAAATATCTTTATCAAAATGAACTTGATCAACTTGTCATGAACGGACGTGAGGTTTTTAAATTTGCTGTTAGGCAAATGCCACAATCGACTATTAATGTCGTTGAAAAAATAGGACTAAGTAAAGATGATGTCGATTATTTAGTACCACATCAAGCGAATATTAGAATAATGGATGCCGCACGCGAGCGTCTAGGTATTTCTGAGGACAAAATGGCAACAACAATTAGGAAATTTGGAAATAATTCATCCGCATCGATTCCTATGGCTTTATCAGAATCGGTTAAAGATGGTAAAATAAAAGACAATGATTTAACCGTGTTGGTAGGCTTCGGTGGAGGTCTTACTTGGGGTGCGGTTGCAATGCGTTGGGGAAAATAA